In Lysobacter firmicutimachus, one genomic interval encodes:
- a CDS encoding helix-turn-helix domain-containing protein — protein sequence MATAAPTADSPRERILETAAALFYAHGIHAVGVDLIVARAEVAKASFYKHFPSKQDLIVAILSRRGEAWRQGLAESVRERCADPALRPLAVFDALGERFGQGDFRGCMFINSMVELADRGHAGHAVADDHKRRVTAYLRGLLEQAGVDPAAALAEQYMLLIDGAIVTALRIGSAAPAASARAIAERLLQHALSPGRGRRKAARPGSS from the coding sequence ATGGCCACCGCCGCACCGACCGCCGATTCTCCGCGCGAGCGCATCCTCGAGACCGCCGCGGCGCTGTTCTACGCCCACGGCATCCACGCGGTCGGGGTGGACTTGATCGTCGCCCGCGCCGAAGTCGCCAAAGCCAGTTTCTATAAGCATTTCCCGTCCAAGCAGGATCTGATCGTGGCGATCCTGAGCCGCCGCGGCGAGGCGTGGCGGCAGGGATTGGCGGAATCGGTGCGGGAACGCTGCGCGGACCCGGCGCTGCGGCCCTTGGCGGTGTTCGACGCGCTCGGCGAACGTTTCGGCCAGGGCGATTTCCGCGGCTGCATGTTCATCAATTCGATGGTCGAGTTGGCCGATCGAGGTCACGCCGGCCATGCCGTGGCCGACGACCACAAGCGACGGGTAACCGCGTATCTGCGCGGCCTGCTCGAGCAGGCCGGCGTCGATCCGGCGGCGGCCCTGGCCGAGCAGTACATGCTGTTGATCGACGGGGCCATCGTCACTGCGCTGCGCATCGGTTCGGCCGCGCCCGCGGCCTCGGCGCGGGCGATCGCCGAACGGCTGTTGCAGCACGCCCTGTCTCCCGGTCGCGGCCGTCGCAAGGCCGCCCGACCGGGCAGTTCCTGA
- a CDS encoding N-acyl homoserine lactonase family protein: MTSWLKRFSLALALGGAFSSAPAAAPAVPELRLYAIDCGRAQFDDLAPFADTGEYEGHPGTLMASCFLIRHPQGDLLWDAGLGDQHAGSPEGVRLPLFRAVVSKTVASQLQQLGLSFDDIDYFAFSHGHGDHLGNANRLQNATWIVNRKELEWLSATPAPARTNLKLIEAQKQAKTVLVDGDHDVFGDGSVRIFKAPGHSPGHQVLLVKLPRSGAVMLSGDLFHSHENRKHRRMPVFNVSRSDTLASIERIEGLLRHHRARLVIQHSTEDFAKLPVLPAYLD, encoded by the coding sequence ATGACTTCTTGGTTGAAGCGGTTTTCGCTCGCGCTCGCTTTGGGCGGCGCGTTCTCGTCGGCGCCGGCAGCCGCACCGGCCGTGCCGGAGTTGCGCCTGTACGCGATCGATTGCGGCCGCGCGCAGTTCGACGACCTGGCCCCGTTCGCCGACACCGGCGAATACGAGGGCCATCCCGGTACCTTGATGGCCTCGTGCTTCCTGATCCGCCATCCCCAGGGCGACCTGCTGTGGGACGCCGGCCTCGGCGACCAGCATGCCGGATCGCCCGAGGGCGTGCGCCTGCCCCTGTTCCGCGCGGTCGTGTCCAAGACCGTGGCTTCGCAGCTGCAGCAGTTGGGTCTGAGCTTCGACGACATCGACTACTTCGCGTTCTCGCACGGCCATGGCGATCACCTCGGCAATGCCAACCGGCTGCAGAACGCGACCTGGATCGTCAACCGCAAGGAGCTGGAATGGCTCAGCGCCACACCGGCGCCGGCGCGCACCAATCTCAAGCTGATCGAGGCGCAGAAGCAGGCCAAGACCGTGCTGGTCGACGGTGACCACGACGTGTTCGGCGACGGCTCGGTGCGGATCTTCAAGGCGCCGGGGCATTCGCCGGGCCACCAGGTGCTGCTGGTCAAGCTGCCGCGCAGCGGCGCGGTGATGTTGTCGGGCGATCTCTTCCACTCGCACGAGAACCGCAAGCATCGCCGCATGCCGGTATTCAACGTCAGCCGCAGCGATACCCTGGCTTCGATCGAGCGCATCGAAGGCCTGTTGCGCCATCATCGCGCTCGCCTGGTGATCCAACACTCGACCGAAGACTTCGCCAAGCTGCCGGTGCTGCCGGCCTACCTGGATTGA
- a CDS encoding XVIPCD domain-containing protein — protein MGYEFKTKQLQSGQSVQLVSWDDRPLTDHRELQHKPWLPTDTRASVGFYDSTVEYMRNDWARQHMQPQAAHLEAGSVLLYYHGDSKTWHSTDALDIDHVSQWRDHFGALGVANHAEAHMAYNDVSNLRMLPSVINRARDCADNVLTQYGADSQEWRTWVEQRFAFDPNAHHPAFDPDRDQARRTQGTLGTAWSPDEGRTGLSFDTRVVGKWFEAELKNAYAGSVPMRNHQGEVQEVPLFRCAASGQLCTRDALDIDHKVPFELLSQKMLEHAPNGQLSKADALDAYNDVSNLRLVSRSTNSSHEFEVDIRNEYRDHEEPERPGEFDDFIDRDAMDVDLDPVVAQQARELGRNYQPMPWLNEHGHPDKALYDDVLNKLGQTDFGRNMSDTQRENAAGALVFAVRNERMGSVDAVAQSLDGQALFAVQGSLQHPLGIAPVSKSDAMAQSIGISTLKLEELPQQQNPTQNAQSPHQQHHRTMMQ, from the coding sequence ATGGGGTACGAATTCAAGACCAAACAGCTGCAGAGCGGCCAGAGCGTGCAGTTGGTCAGTTGGGACGACCGGCCCCTGACCGATCACCGCGAACTTCAGCACAAGCCGTGGCTGCCGACCGACACCCGCGCCAGCGTCGGTTTCTACGACTCCACCGTCGAGTACATGCGCAACGACTGGGCGCGCCAGCACATGCAGCCGCAGGCGGCCCATCTGGAAGCGGGCAGCGTGTTGTTGTACTACCACGGCGACAGCAAGACCTGGCACAGCACCGACGCGCTCGACATCGACCACGTCAGCCAGTGGCGCGATCACTTCGGCGCGCTGGGGGTGGCGAACCACGCCGAAGCGCACATGGCCTACAACGACGTGTCCAACCTGCGCATGCTGCCGTCGGTGATCAACCGCGCCCGCGACTGCGCCGACAACGTGTTGACCCAGTACGGCGCCGATTCGCAGGAGTGGCGGACCTGGGTCGAGCAGCGTTTCGCCTTCGATCCCAACGCGCACCATCCGGCATTCGATCCCGATCGCGACCAAGCGCGACGGACCCAGGGCACGTTGGGCACGGCTTGGTCGCCGGACGAGGGGCGCACCGGCTTGAGCTTCGATACCCGGGTGGTCGGCAAGTGGTTCGAAGCCGAGCTGAAAAATGCCTATGCGGGCAGCGTGCCCATGCGCAACCACCAGGGCGAGGTGCAGGAGGTGCCGCTGTTCCGCTGCGCCGCCTCGGGCCAGCTGTGCACCCGCGACGCACTGGACATCGACCACAAGGTCCCGTTCGAGCTGCTGTCGCAGAAAATGCTGGAGCACGCGCCGAACGGGCAGTTGAGCAAGGCCGATGCGCTGGACGCCTACAACGATGTGTCCAATCTGCGGCTGGTCAGCCGCAGCACCAACAGCTCGCACGAGTTCGAAGTCGATATCCGCAACGAATATCGCGATCACGAGGAACCGGAACGCCCCGGCGAGTTCGACGATTTCATCGACCGGGACGCGATGGACGTGGACCTGGACCCGGTCGTGGCGCAGCAGGCGCGCGAACTGGGCAGGAACTACCAGCCCATGCCCTGGCTGAACGAGCACGGCCATCCCGACAAAGCGCTGTACGACGACGTCCTGAACAAGCTCGGCCAGACCGATTTCGGCCGGAACATGAGCGATACCCAGCGCGAAAACGCGGCCGGTGCGCTGGTGTTCGCCGTGCGCAACGAGCGTATGGGCTCGGTCGATGCGGTGGCGCAGAGCTTGGACGGCCAGGCATTGTTCGCGGTGCAGGGGTCTCTGCAGCATCCGCTCGGGATCGCGCCGGTGTCGAAATCCGACGCGATGGCGCAGTCGATCGGCATCAGCACGCTGAAGCTGGAAGAGCTGCCGCAACAGCAGAACCCGACGCAGAACGCCCAGTCACCGCATCAGCAGCACCACCGCACGATGATGCAGTAA
- a CDS encoding GAF domain-containing protein, which produces MSVPAPHSTVAHRPNIPESQRQRALDRLRIVDSLPEPVYDDLVKLASTVCDTPIALVSLVDRDRQWFKARLGLDERETARSLAVCDHAIRNPGELLEVPDLARDPRFAGLPMVQNDIARFYAGAPLVTDEGIPIGTVCVLDNEPRELSDEQRAGLASLSRIAMELIDAHAREHQAEIDALLAKPAAIAAATPAPISTAAAASAPYTVAILELQDYAGTCARFGERATEKSLEALGRALEPCLREDLGDHIDRVSCSPEFVATLVGGDVEARIEALRRTVERHRSDGLTVLIGTAAASSADEAPGAVFLRADAALSREKNRHAAAA; this is translated from the coding sequence ATGTCCGTCCCCGCCCCTCATTCCACCGTCGCTCATCGCCCCAACATCCCCGAAAGCCAACGCCAGCGCGCACTGGATCGGCTGCGCATCGTCGACAGCCTGCCCGAACCGGTCTACGACGACTTGGTCAAGCTGGCCTCCACGGTCTGCGATACGCCGATCGCGCTGGTATCGCTGGTCGATCGCGACCGACAGTGGTTCAAGGCACGGCTCGGGCTGGACGAGCGCGAGACCGCGCGCAGCCTCGCGGTCTGCGACCACGCGATCCGCAATCCGGGCGAGTTGCTGGAGGTGCCGGACCTGGCCCGAGATCCCCGCTTCGCCGGCCTGCCGATGGTGCAGAACGACATCGCGCGCTTCTACGCCGGCGCGCCCCTGGTCACCGACGAAGGCATCCCCATCGGTACAGTCTGCGTGCTCGACAACGAGCCGCGCGAGCTCAGCGACGAACAGCGGGCGGGGCTAGCATCGTTGTCGCGCATCGCGATGGAGCTGATCGACGCGCACGCGCGCGAGCATCAGGCCGAAATCGATGCCTTGCTGGCCAAGCCGGCCGCAATCGCGGCCGCGACGCCGGCGCCGATCTCGACGGCGGCCGCCGCGTCCGCGCCCTACACGGTGGCGATATTGGAGTTGCAGGACTACGCCGGCACATGCGCGCGGTTCGGCGAACGCGCCACCGAGAAATCGCTCGAAGCGCTCGGCCGCGCCTTGGAGCCCTGCTTGCGCGAAGACCTCGGCGACCACATCGATCGGGTCAGCTGCAGTCCCGAGTTCGTCGCCACCCTCGTCGGCGGCGATGTCGAGGCCCGCATCGAAGCCTTGCGCCGAACCGTCGAACGCCATCGCAGCGACGGCCTGACGGTGCTGATCGGCACCGCTGCCGCGTCGAGCGCGGACGAAGCGCCCGGCGCGGTGTTCCTGCGCGCGGATGCGGCCTTGAGCCGGGAGAAGAACCGGCACGCGGCCGCGGCCTGA
- a CDS encoding DUF5671 domain-containing protein, producing the protein MAAGSQELEGFVREALMRGQSKEATAQALAAAGWSAEQTRGALDAYADVGFVLPVPKPRASLSAREAFAYLVLFSTLYLVACSLGSLLFDFINLAWPDAVDDYGYWRRSIDDSLRWAVSALSIGFPVFAFVAHRVARDVARHPIKRLSPVRRWLTYLTLFLAATVLIGDMTVLVYNLLGGEISLRFLVKSLVVGAIAGTIFGYYLWDLRREENQA; encoded by the coding sequence ATGGCTGCGGGCAGTCAGGAACTGGAGGGCTTCGTGCGCGAAGCCCTGATGCGCGGGCAAAGCAAGGAGGCCACCGCGCAGGCCTTGGCCGCGGCGGGCTGGAGCGCCGAACAGACCCGCGGCGCGCTGGACGCCTACGCCGACGTCGGCTTCGTCCTGCCGGTGCCGAAGCCGCGCGCCTCGTTGTCGGCGCGCGAAGCCTTCGCCTACCTGGTGTTGTTCTCGACCTTGTACCTGGTCGCGTGCAGTCTCGGCAGCCTGTTGTTCGACTTCATCAACCTGGCCTGGCCGGACGCGGTCGACGACTACGGCTACTGGCGGCGCAGCATCGACGACTCGCTGCGCTGGGCGGTGTCGGCGCTGAGCATCGGCTTTCCGGTGTTCGCCTTCGTCGCCCATCGTGTGGCCCGCGACGTCGCCCGCCATCCGATCAAGCGGCTGTCGCCGGTGCGGCGCTGGCTGACCTACCTGACCCTGTTCCTGGCCGCGACCGTGCTGATCGGCGACATGACGGTGCTGGTCTACAACCTGCTCGGCGGCGAAATCAGCCTGCGCTTCCTGGTCAAGTCGCTGGTGGTCGGCGCCATCGCCGGCACCATTTTCGGTTACTACCTGTGGGATCTGCGTCGCGAGGAGAATCAGGCATGA
- a CDS encoding DUF2834 domain-containing protein: MRAVYALLCVAGTLWPLAQFAPWLSEHGLDLPLLIRQATASPVAAFAWSDVLVSGAVVVALILVEGRRLGMRRLWLPLLGLGVGVSLALPLFLFLRERHLAAGGHGRV, translated from the coding sequence GTGCGCGCTGTGTACGCCCTGTTGTGCGTGGCCGGCACGTTGTGGCCGTTGGCGCAATTCGCGCCCTGGCTGAGCGAGCACGGCCTGGATCTGCCCTTGCTGATTCGCCAGGCGACGGCCTCGCCGGTCGCCGCCTTCGCCTGGAGCGATGTGCTGGTGTCCGGCGCGGTGGTGGTGGCGTTGATCCTGGTCGAAGGACGGCGTCTGGGCATGCGCCGGCTGTGGCTGCCCTTGCTGGGGCTGGGCGTCGGCGTGTCGCTGGCGCTGCCGTTGTTCCTGTTCTTGCGCGAACGCCATCTGGCGGCGGGCGGCCATGGCCGAGTTTGA
- a CDS encoding AraC family transcriptional regulator: protein MAEFEIRRLLDTASVAVRDVRCRGECRHRSGEECVSATHVVFPYRGVYLRHVGSEQSVADANHALLFNAGEGYRVSHPVSGGDASLVLVVAAPLLRELAPAGLLRPRDELGFRRQSVQIDPRAQALVALLRHSLEHGRIESLEAESLALTLVCRTLGPRSAHDGGAGPARRRLVDRVKVLLASDLGRRWSLAEIAAAIGGSAVYLTQAFQQVEGVPLYRYHLRLRLARALDRVADAEDMSALAQDLGFSSHSHFAAAFKQAYGRSPSAFRQSARAKST from the coding sequence ATGGCCGAGTTTGAAATCCGTCGTCTGCTGGACACGGCCAGCGTCGCGGTGCGCGATGTGCGCTGTCGCGGCGAATGCCGCCACCGCAGCGGCGAGGAATGCGTGTCCGCCACGCACGTGGTGTTTCCCTATCGCGGGGTCTACCTGCGCCACGTCGGCAGCGAGCAGTCGGTGGCCGACGCCAATCATGCGCTACTGTTCAACGCCGGCGAGGGGTATCGGGTCAGCCATCCCGTCAGCGGCGGCGACGCCAGTCTGGTGCTGGTGGTGGCGGCGCCTTTGCTGCGCGAACTGGCGCCGGCCGGTCTGCTGCGGCCGCGAGACGAACTCGGATTCCGGCGCCAGTCGGTGCAGATCGATCCGCGCGCCCAGGCCCTGGTCGCGTTGCTTCGCCACAGCCTGGAACACGGCCGCATCGAATCGCTGGAGGCCGAAAGTCTGGCCCTGACCTTGGTTTGCCGCACTTTGGGCCCGCGATCAGCCCACGACGGAGGCGCTGGGCCGGCCCGGCGACGACTGGTGGACCGGGTCAAGGTCCTGCTCGCCAGCGACCTGGGCCGGCGCTGGAGCCTGGCCGAGATCGCCGCCGCCATCGGCGGCTCGGCGGTGTATCTGACCCAGGCATTCCAACAGGTCGAAGGCGTGCCGCTGTATCGCTATCACCTGCGCTTGCGGTTGGCGCGGGCCTTGGACCGCGTGGCCGACGCCGAGGATATGTCGGCCTTGGCCCAGGACCTGGGCTTTTCCAGCCACAGCCATTTCGCCGCCGCCTTCAAACAGGCCTACGGCCGCAGCCCGAGCGCGTTCCGCCAGTCCGCGCGCGCCAAAAGTACTTGA
- a CDS encoding alpha/beta fold hydrolase, which yields MGARDDTIGTCLRRFLDSPQRLGERERFVGAFDGRHTLAAEDGLRRLHAPTLVARETDDGYSPQQWSHWRTQAIPGVRRRVESEGARIFFHEARAQAFDRELRAQRQAAAAPAAAGVGTAPA from the coding sequence TTGGGCGCCCGGGACGACACCATCGGGACCTGTCTGCGCCGGTTCCTGGATTCGCCGCAGCGGCTCGGCGAACGGGAACGCTTCGTCGGCGCGTTCGATGGCCGGCACACGCTCGCGGCCGAGGACGGATTGCGCCGCCTGCACGCGCCGACCCTGGTCGCCCGGGAAACGGACGATGGCTACTCTCCGCAGCAGTGGTCGCATTGGCGGACGCAGGCGATTCCGGGCGTGCGCCGGCGGGTCGAGTCCGAGGGCGCGCGCATTTTCTTCCACGAGGCGCGTGCGCAAGCATTCGATCGCGAACTGCGTGCCCAGCGGCAAGCGGCGGCTGCGCCCGCCGCGGCGGGCGTCGGGACAGCGCCGGCCTGA
- a CDS encoding glycoside hydrolase family 6 protein, whose amino-acid sequence MQQPHSATATATASRRFALGALAWGLAMLAPGVAIAANQGSGFYVDPNSNPAIWVRDHPADARAGKIRNAIASKPMGRWFGNWSGNIGTAVATYVDAARAADKRPILVAYNIPGRDCGSHSGGGAGSPEAYRTWISSFASGIGDRRAVVVIEPDALAQLDCLPADQRSVRIGLLQYAAREFKLRAPNAQVYHDGGNATWIGADEMARRLNSAGVRDIRGFALNVSNYHTTAASNHYGAAVAASLNRQFGYAKPFVVDTSRNGNGSNGEWCNPAGRKLGATSQASANGAEMLLWLKVPGDSDGQCGIAPNTPAGTFNPELAVRLIDGW is encoded by the coding sequence ATGCAACAACCGCATTCGGCAACCGCAACGGCAACCGCCTCGCGCCGGTTCGCGCTCGGCGCCCTGGCCTGGGGCCTGGCGATGTTGGCGCCCGGCGTCGCGATCGCGGCCAATCAGGGCAGCGGCTTCTATGTCGACCCGAATTCCAACCCGGCGATCTGGGTGCGCGATCATCCGGCCGACGCGCGCGCCGGCAAGATCCGCAACGCCATCGCCAGCAAGCCCATGGGCCGATGGTTCGGCAACTGGAGCGGCAACATCGGCACCGCGGTGGCGACCTATGTCGATGCGGCGCGCGCGGCCGACAAGCGGCCGATCCTGGTCGCCTACAACATCCCCGGCCGCGACTGCGGCAGCCACTCCGGCGGCGGCGCCGGCAGCCCGGAGGCCTACCGGACCTGGATTTCGAGTTTCGCTTCCGGCATCGGCGACCGCCGTGCGGTGGTGGTGATCGAACCCGACGCACTGGCCCAGCTCGACTGTCTGCCGGCCGACCAGCGCAGCGTCCGCATCGGCCTGCTGCAGTACGCGGCGCGCGAGTTCAAGCTGCGCGCGCCGAATGCGCAGGTCTACCACGACGGCGGCAATGCGACCTGGATCGGCGCCGACGAGATGGCGCGGCGGCTGAATTCGGCCGGCGTGCGCGATATCCGCGGCTTCGCCCTCAACGTCTCCAATTACCACACCACCGCCGCGTCCAACCATTACGGCGCCGCGGTCGCGGCTTCGCTCAACCGCCAGTTCGGCTATGCCAAGCCGTTCGTGGTCGACACCAGCCGCAACGGCAACGGCTCCAACGGCGAATGGTGCAACCCGGCCGGGCGCAAGCTCGGGGCGACCTCGCAGGCCAGCGCCAACGGCGCGGAAATGTTGCTGTGGTTGAAAGTGCCGGGCGACTCCGACGGCCAATGCGGCATCGCGCCGAATACGCCGGCCGGGACGTTCAATCCGGAGTTGGCCGTGCGCCTGATCGACGGCTGGTAG
- a CDS encoding LysR family transcriptional regulator: MSGFTLHDLQCFDAVIREGGFQAAAAVLHRSHPAVFAAVAKLERQLGLDLLDRSGYRVRATEAGQSLHRRAQAVLREFEGLRTHAAQLAMGAESELHVVVGDLCPRPPLLGLLGRFFAAEPGTRLHLHFEAVGGPAERLFDDRADLILHRIDKGDPRLDWIDLGTVPFVPVVAPGFLSFAPSRAIRPQRLRDYTQCVIRDSARHSPQRDFFLVEGAQQCTVADHAMKKEIVLQGLGWGHLPRFLIEDELADGRLLSIAGRYLPGRREELVAARRNDRPHGPVATRLWRYLAEQAPLASAGTVSAAARASAGPGTRRAKR, translated from the coding sequence ATGAGCGGATTCACCCTGCACGACCTGCAATGCTTCGACGCGGTGATCCGCGAAGGCGGTTTCCAGGCCGCGGCCGCGGTCCTGCACCGCTCGCATCCGGCGGTGTTCGCCGCGGTGGCCAAACTCGAACGCCAGCTCGGCCTGGACCTGCTCGACCGCAGCGGCTATCGGGTGCGGGCGACCGAGGCCGGGCAATCGCTGCACCGCCGCGCCCAGGCCGTGTTGCGCGAGTTCGAAGGCCTGCGCACGCATGCGGCGCAGTTGGCGATGGGCGCCGAAAGCGAACTGCACGTGGTGGTCGGCGACCTGTGCCCCCGGCCGCCGCTGCTGGGCCTGCTCGGCCGCTTTTTCGCCGCCGAGCCCGGCACCCGCCTGCACCTGCATTTCGAAGCGGTCGGCGGCCCGGCCGAACGTCTGTTCGACGACCGCGCCGATTTGATCCTGCATCGCATCGACAAAGGCGACCCGCGCCTGGACTGGATCGACCTGGGCACCGTGCCGTTCGTGCCGGTGGTCGCGCCGGGCTTTCTGTCGTTCGCGCCGTCGCGCGCGATCCGCCCGCAGCGACTGCGCGACTACACCCAGTGCGTGATCCGCGACAGCGCCCGGCATTCGCCGCAGCGCGACTTCTTCCTGGTCGAGGGCGCGCAGCAATGCACGGTCGCCGACCACGCGATGAAGAAAGAGATCGTGCTGCAGGGCCTGGGCTGGGGGCACCTGCCGCGGTTCCTGATCGAGGACGAACTGGCCGACGGCCGCCTGCTGTCGATCGCCGGGCGCTACTTGCCCGGCCGCCGCGAAGAACTGGTCGCCGCGCGGCGCAACGACCGCCCGCACGGTCCGGTCGCGACGCGGCTGTGGCGATACCTGGCCGAGCAGGCGCCGTTGGCGTCGGCCGGTACGGTTTCTGCGGCGGCGCGGGCGAGCGCCGGCCCCGGGACGCGCCGCGCCAAGCGGTGA
- the pcaD gene encoding 3-oxoadipate enol-lactonase, whose translation MKTEHSFFTTGDGVRLAYRLEGAADRPTLVLSNSIGTDLRMWDGQIAELARRFRVLRYDARGHGASGVPVGAYSLDRLGRDVIELMDGLGIGRAHFLGLSLGGFVGQWLGVHAPERIDRLILANTSSYLGPAPQWDERIAAVRQAQDMRETAEMFLRNWFPAPMLARNDAAIEPFRAMLLATDRQGLAGSYAAVRDADLRRSIALIVNPTLVIAGEHDPVTAASHSEAIAATVPDARLAVLPAVHLSNVEYPHEFLGEVLSFLRAA comes from the coding sequence ATGAAAACCGAACATTCGTTCTTCACCACCGGCGACGGTGTGCGCCTGGCGTACCGCCTCGAAGGCGCCGCCGACCGGCCGACGCTGGTGCTGTCCAATTCGATCGGTACCGACCTGCGCATGTGGGACGGTCAGATCGCCGAGTTGGCGCGACGTTTCCGCGTGCTGCGGTACGACGCGCGCGGCCACGGCGCTTCCGGCGTGCCGGTCGGCGCCTATTCGCTGGATCGGCTCGGCCGCGACGTGATCGAGCTGATGGACGGGCTGGGCATCGGTCGCGCGCATTTCCTCGGCCTGTCGCTGGGCGGTTTCGTCGGCCAGTGGCTGGGCGTGCACGCGCCCGAGCGCATCGATCGGCTGATCCTGGCCAACACGTCGTCGTACCTGGGGCCGGCGCCGCAGTGGGACGAGCGCATCGCCGCGGTGCGGCAGGCGCAGGACATGCGCGAAACCGCCGAGATGTTCCTGCGCAACTGGTTTCCGGCGCCGATGCTGGCGCGCAACGACGCGGCCATCGAGCCGTTCCGCGCCATGCTGCTGGCGACCGACCGCCAGGGCTTGGCCGGCAGCTATGCCGCGGTGCGCGACGCCGACCTGCGCCGCAGCATCGCCTTGATCGTCAATCCGACCCTGGTCATCGCCGGCGAGCACGATCCGGTGACCGCGGCCAGCCACAGCGAGGCGATCGCCGCGACCGTGCCCGACGCCCGCCTCGCCGTGTTGCCGGCCGTGCACTTGTCCAATGTCGAATACCCGCACGAGTTTCTCGGCGAAGTGCTGAGTTTCCTGCGCGCCGCCTGA